In Zea mays cultivar B73 chromosome 7, Zm-B73-REFERENCE-NAM-5.0, whole genome shotgun sequence, the following proteins share a genomic window:
- the LOC103632163 gene encoding uncharacterized protein produces the protein MEPDAVDFFGECMNSPRNGRTPLANEIYEQMVAEKERELEEGEAQKSPSKIVADSLSQISRSSTFLPNIGVPTMSKTGRSTSLAAQARMQAQFEEKLQAERDEATRKQEELQTQLQAQQAALEENQSLLRQTQEEVKGMHTKFEETNALLRAILKLQKD, from the exons ATGGAGCCGGATGCTGTTGATTTCTTTGGGGAATGTATGAATAGTCCCCGAAATGGTCGTACTCCGCTTGCAAATGAGATATAT GAGCAAATGGTTGCAGAGAAGGAAAGAGAGCTAGAAGAAGGAGAAGCACAAAAGTCACCCTCTAAGATTGTTGCTGATAGTCTCAGCCAGATCAGCCGCTCATCCACCTTCCTTCCAAACATTGGTGTCCCTACAATGTCCAAGACTGGTCGGTCCACATCGCTAGCTGCACAAGCACGCATGCAAGCTCAGTTTGAGGAAAAACTCCAAGCTGAAAGAGACGAAGCTACTAGGAAGCAGGAAGAGTtgcaaacacaactacaagctcaACAGGCCGCACTTGAAGAAAACCAAAGTTTGTTGCGCCAGACCCAAGAGGAAGTGAAGGGGATGCATACCAAGTTTGAAGAGACCAATGCACTGCTACGAGCTATCCTGAAACTTCAGAAAGATTGA